A window from Symphalangus syndactylus isolate Jambi chromosome 22, NHGRI_mSymSyn1-v2.1_pri, whole genome shotgun sequence encodes these proteins:
- the SESN2 gene encoding sestrin-2 isoform X2, with product MIVADSECRAELKDYLRFAPGGVGDSGPGEEQRESRTRRGPRGPSAFIPVEEVLREGAESLEQHLGLEALMSSGRVDNLAVVMGLHPDYFTSFWRLHYLLLHTDGPLASSWRHYIAIMALLKTGEHAWSLAELIQALVLLTHCHSLSSFVFGCGILPEGDADGSPAPQAPTPPSEQSSPPSRDPLNNSGGFESARDVEALMERMRQLQENLLRDEGTSREEMESRFELEKSESLLVTPSVDILEPSPHPDMLCFVEDPTFGYEDFTRRGAQAPPTFRAQDYTWEDHGYSLIQRLYPEGGQLLDEKFQAAYSLTYNTIAMHSGVDTSVLRRAIWNYIHCVFGIRYDDYDYGEVNQLLERNLKVYIKTVACYPEKTTRRMYNLFWRHFRHSEKVHVNLLLLEARMQAALLYALRAITRYMT from the exons ATGATCGTGGCGGACTCCGAGTGCCGCGCAGAGCTCAAGGACTACCTGCGGTTCGCCCCGGGCGGCGTCGGCGACTCGGGCCCCGGAGAG GAGCAGAGGGAGAGCCGGACTCGGCGAGGCCCTCGAGGGCCCAGCGCCTTCATCCCCGTGGAGGAG GTCCTTCGGGAAGGGGCTGAGAGCCTCGAGCAGCACCTGGGGCTGGAGGCACTGATGTCCTCTGGGCGAGTGGACAACCTGGCAGTGGTGATGGGCCTGCACCCTGACTACTTTACCAGCTTCTGGCGCCTGCACTACCTGCTGCTGCACACGGATGGTCCCTTGGCCAGCTCCTGGCGCCACTACATTGCCATCATG GCCTTGCTGAAGACCGGCGAGCACGCCTGGTCCCTGGCTGAGCTCATTCAGGCTCTGGTCCTGCTCACCCACTGCCACTCGCTCTCCTCCTTCGTGTTTGGCTGTGGCATCCTCCCTGAGGGGGATGCAGATGGCAGCCCTGCCCCCCAGGCACCTACACCCCCCAGTGAGCAGAGCAGCCCCCCGAGCAGGGACCCATTGAACAACTCTGGG GGCTTTGAGTCTGCCCGCGACGTGGAGGCGCTGATGGAGCGCATGCGGCAGCTGCAGGAGAACCTGCTGCGGGATGAGGGGACGTCCCGGGAGGAGATGGAGAGCCGCTTTGAGCTGGAGAAGTCGGAGAGCCTGCTGGTGACCCCCTCAG TTGACATCCTGGAACCCTCTCCACATCCAGACATGCTGTGCTTTGTGGAAGACCCTACTTTCGGATACGAGGACTTCACTCGGAGAGGGGCTCAGGCGCCCCCTACCTTCCGGGCCCAG GATTATACCTGGGAAGACCATGGCTATTCACTGATCCAGCGGCTCTACCCTGAGGGTGGGCAGCTGCTAGACGAGAAGTTCCAGGCAGCCTATAGCCTCACCTACAATACCATCGCCATGCACAGCGGGGTGGACACCTCCGTGCTCCGCAGAGCCATCTGGAACTATATCCACTGCGTCTTTGGCATCAG ATATGATGACTATGATTATGGGGAGGTGAACCAGCTCCTGGAGCGGAACCTCAAGGTCTATATCAAGACAGTGGCCTGCTACCCAGAGAAGACCACCCGAAGAATGTACAACCTCTTCTGGAGGCACTTCCGCCACTCAGAGAAG GTCCACGTGAACTTGCTGCTCCTGGAGGCGCGCATGCAGGCCGCTCTGCTGTACGCCCTCCGCGCCATCACCCGCTACATGACCTGA
- the SESN2 gene encoding sestrin-2 isoform X1 produces MIVADSECRAELKDYLRFAPGGVGDSGPGEEQRESRTRRGPRGPSAFIPVEEVLREGAESLEQHLGLEALMSSGRVDNLAVVMGLHPDYFTSFWRLHYLLLHTDGPLASSWRHYIAIMAAARHQCSYLVGSHMAEFLQTGGDPEWLLGLHRAPEKLRKLSEINKLLAHRPWLITKEHIQALLKTGEHAWSLAELIQALVLLTHCHSLSSFVFGCGILPEGDADGSPAPQAPTPPSEQSSPPSRDPLNNSGGFESARDVEALMERMRQLQENLLRDEGTSREEMESRFELEKSESLLVTPSVDILEPSPHPDMLCFVEDPTFGYEDFTRRGAQAPPTFRAQDYTWEDHGYSLIQRLYPEGGQLLDEKFQAAYSLTYNTIAMHSGVDTSVLRRAIWNYIHCVFGIRYDDYDYGEVNQLLERNLKVYIKTVACYPEKTTRRMYNLFWRHFRHSEKVHVNLLLLEARMQAALLYALRAITRYMT; encoded by the exons ATGATCGTGGCGGACTCCGAGTGCCGCGCAGAGCTCAAGGACTACCTGCGGTTCGCCCCGGGCGGCGTCGGCGACTCGGGCCCCGGAGAG GAGCAGAGGGAGAGCCGGACTCGGCGAGGCCCTCGAGGGCCCAGCGCCTTCATCCCCGTGGAGGAG GTCCTTCGGGAAGGGGCTGAGAGCCTCGAGCAGCACCTGGGGCTGGAGGCACTGATGTCCTCTGGGCGAGTGGACAACCTGGCAGTGGTGATGGGCCTGCACCCTGACTACTTTACCAGCTTCTGGCGCCTGCACTACCTGCTGCTGCACACGGATGGTCCCTTGGCCAGCTCCTGGCGCCACTACATTGCCATCATG GCTGCCGCCCGCCATCAGTGTTCTTACCTGGTGGGCTCCCACATGGCCGAGTTTCTGCAGACTGGTGGTGACCCTGAGTGGCTGCTGGGCCTCCACCGGGCCCCTGAGAAGCTGCGCAAACTCAGCGAGATCAACAAGTTGCTGGCGCATCGGCCATGGCTCATCACCAAGGAACACATCCAG GCCTTGCTGAAGACCGGCGAGCACGCCTGGTCCCTGGCTGAGCTCATTCAGGCTCTGGTCCTGCTCACCCACTGCCACTCGCTCTCCTCCTTCGTGTTTGGCTGTGGCATCCTCCCTGAGGGGGATGCAGATGGCAGCCCTGCCCCCCAGGCACCTACACCCCCCAGTGAGCAGAGCAGCCCCCCGAGCAGGGACCCATTGAACAACTCTGGG GGCTTTGAGTCTGCCCGCGACGTGGAGGCGCTGATGGAGCGCATGCGGCAGCTGCAGGAGAACCTGCTGCGGGATGAGGGGACGTCCCGGGAGGAGATGGAGAGCCGCTTTGAGCTGGAGAAGTCGGAGAGCCTGCTGGTGACCCCCTCAG TTGACATCCTGGAACCCTCTCCACATCCAGACATGCTGTGCTTTGTGGAAGACCCTACTTTCGGATACGAGGACTTCACTCGGAGAGGGGCTCAGGCGCCCCCTACCTTCCGGGCCCAG GATTATACCTGGGAAGACCATGGCTATTCACTGATCCAGCGGCTCTACCCTGAGGGTGGGCAGCTGCTAGACGAGAAGTTCCAGGCAGCCTATAGCCTCACCTACAATACCATCGCCATGCACAGCGGGGTGGACACCTCCGTGCTCCGCAGAGCCATCTGGAACTATATCCACTGCGTCTTTGGCATCAG ATATGATGACTATGATTATGGGGAGGTGAACCAGCTCCTGGAGCGGAACCTCAAGGTCTATATCAAGACAGTGGCCTGCTACCCAGAGAAGACCACCCGAAGAATGTACAACCTCTTCTGGAGGCACTTCCGCCACTCAGAGAAG GTCCACGTGAACTTGCTGCTCCTGGAGGCGCGCATGCAGGCCGCTCTGCTGTACGCCCTCCGCGCCATCACCCGCTACATGACCTGA